Proteins from one Listeria innocua genomic window:
- a CDS encoding LysR substrate-binding domain-containing protein, which yields MDEALRTYIRVVELQSFTKAAEELHISQPAVSLQLKKLEELYETELIYRQAKKFILTATGEILYHRAKQLEGLYKQVEDEISLYHHHLKGRLRIGASFTIGEYYLPEVIAKFHALYPDITIELIIENTAKIADKVELLQVDTGLIEGQVSKKDLEISAFSDDEMCIVGRADGSHTEIEQGATWIAREEGSGTREYLDHVLSTNGWNVAEKVVAWSNMAVKQMVLEGMGYTVISKCVVQAEITAGKLQTFNEAGSLMRKFSVLKNRQRLENRIAETFLTFLKENR from the coding sequence ATGGACGAGGCATTAAGAACATATATCCGAGTAGTAGAATTGCAAAGTTTTACAAAAGCAGCTGAAGAATTACACATTTCGCAACCCGCAGTATCATTGCAATTAAAGAAATTAGAAGAGCTTTACGAAACAGAACTTATATACAGACAGGCTAAAAAGTTTATTTTAACAGCAACAGGAGAAATTTTATACCACCGTGCCAAGCAATTAGAAGGACTATATAAACAAGTGGAAGATGAAATAAGTTTATATCACCATCATTTAAAAGGTCGACTTCGCATTGGTGCTAGTTTTACGATAGGAGAGTATTATCTGCCAGAAGTGATTGCGAAATTTCATGCCCTTTATCCGGATATTACAATAGAACTTATCATTGAAAATACCGCAAAAATTGCTGACAAAGTTGAACTTCTTCAAGTGGACACAGGGCTGATTGAAGGCCAGGTTAGTAAGAAAGATTTAGAGATAAGTGCTTTTTCGGATGATGAAATGTGTATCGTTGGTCGAGCAGATGGTTCGCATACAGAAATCGAGCAAGGGGCGACTTGGATTGCGCGAGAAGAAGGTTCAGGAACGCGTGAATATTTGGATCATGTATTAAGTACCAATGGCTGGAATGTTGCTGAAAAAGTTGTTGCCTGGAGTAATATGGCAGTTAAACAAATGGTTCTTGAAGGGATGGGCTACACAGTTATTTCTAAGTGTGTTGTTCAAGCAGAAATTACAGCGGGAAAACTGCAGACATTTAATGAGGCTGGGAGCTTAATGCGGAAGTTTTCGGTACTAAAAAACAGACAAAGACTTGAAAATCGAATTGCTGAAACCTTTTTAACATTTTTAAAGGAAAATCGGTAA
- a CDS encoding GntR family transcriptional regulator codes for MEKSGFVADPIYAEIKNEIMTNTLENGDKVDIEDIMKRFQVSKRVAFGALQCLHKSGIICKNSGEKGFSVAIHSEAEHREKSRLKLAFFHLNYAVQKLQEKNAEVCATCLRNELVYIKLAAREQDISVFSNHVKNFYGCMIHYTGMPALEKNIDILNQTILNMKDNNEKLCFEAFMIDLADSLEQLVLSLEAKDFEKCHLVIQKFYDKNISILFS; via the coding sequence ATGGAAAAAAGTGGATTTGTTGCAGATCCTATATACGCAGAAATCAAGAATGAGATTATGACTAACACTTTGGAAAATGGCGATAAAGTGGACATAGAAGACATCATGAAACGATTTCAAGTCAGCAAACGAGTAGCTTTTGGTGCGCTCCAATGTTTACATAAAAGTGGTATTATTTGCAAAAACTCTGGAGAAAAAGGTTTTTCAGTGGCAATTCATAGTGAAGCTGAGCATCGCGAAAAATCTCGTTTAAAGTTAGCTTTTTTTCATCTCAATTATGCGGTACAAAAACTTCAAGAAAAAAACGCAGAAGTATGCGCAACGTGTCTTCGTAACGAGTTAGTTTATATTAAGCTAGCTGCTAGGGAGCAAGATATAAGTGTATTTAGTAATCACGTGAAAAACTTTTACGGTTGTATGATTCACTATACTGGAATGCCAGCACTTGAAAAAAATATCGATATTCTTAACCAGACAATTTTAAATATGAAGGATAACAATGAAAAATTGTGTTTTGAAGCTTTTATGATAGATTTAGCAGACTCACTAGAACAGTTAGTGCTCTCTTTAGAAGCGAAAGATTTTGAAAAATGCCACTTAGTCATTCAAAAATTCTACGATAAAAATATCTCAATCTTATTTTCCTAA
- a CDS encoding ABC transporter permease: MSKFWVITKQVYKRRVKTKSFLISLLFPVLIAALIAGIPKMVDYFDSAKTITKIAVLSDDPVFAQSLAKDKSHFKVNTDIKDKKSAQSALKNGKIDGFVSITQKNDTVSAVYTTQETAGQDVLTRLTEDLTATKIAEKAAAYKITNEQLQSITSPVSVTNDLESNNQLTNHEKDVMSAAVLILTLVIFIFVMSYANIVASEIATEKGTRIMEVILSSVSARTHLFAKLTAIIFMLLTQIGFYVVCGAIVLIAGRNTDMVQNVLDQIAVFPAYYLVLNLVFVILGLLLYILLAAMIGSMVPNVETVAQFIYPMTILAIIGYWGSIAAANAPDNLLVIIGSYIPTFSPMMMLARMDLLSVSTVGIFSSLAILVASVVGAFFLTVRLYQGNVLLYSNDGLWKTWKTSLSYAKRK, translated from the coding sequence ATGAGTAAATTTTGGGTGATAACAAAGCAAGTTTACAAAAGACGTGTCAAAACCAAATCATTTTTAATTTCACTTTTGTTTCCTGTTTTAATCGCCGCATTGATTGCTGGCATTCCAAAAATGGTAGACTATTTCGACTCTGCTAAAACTATTACAAAAATTGCTGTACTCTCTGATGATCCGGTTTTCGCCCAGTCGCTCGCTAAAGACAAGAGCCATTTTAAAGTAAATACTGACATTAAAGACAAAAAATCCGCCCAGTCCGCTCTAAAAAACGGTAAAATTGACGGATTCGTCTCTATTACACAAAAAAATGACACGGTTAGTGCAGTTTATACCACGCAAGAAACAGCAGGCCAAGATGTTTTAACCCGTTTAACAGAAGACCTCACCGCAACAAAGATTGCTGAAAAAGCGGCCGCCTATAAAATCACCAATGAGCAATTACAATCAATTACTTCTCCTGTTTCAGTGACAAATGATTTAGAATCAAATAATCAATTGACTAACCATGAAAAAGACGTTATGAGCGCAGCAGTATTGATTTTAACACTTGTTATTTTTATTTTCGTTATGAGTTATGCAAATATTGTTGCTTCTGAAATCGCGACAGAGAAAGGCACACGAATAATGGAAGTTATTTTATCAAGTGTATCTGCTAGAACGCACTTATTTGCTAAACTAACAGCCATTATCTTCATGCTTCTCACCCAAATTGGCTTTTATGTCGTTTGCGGAGCCATCGTTCTTATTGCTGGACGAAATACGGATATGGTCCAAAATGTTTTAGATCAAATTGCTGTTTTTCCAGCTTACTATCTTGTTTTAAACTTAGTATTTGTTATTTTAGGTTTACTGTTATACATTTTACTCGCAGCAATGATCGGATCGATGGTGCCAAATGTAGAAACAGTAGCTCAGTTCATTTATCCAATGACAATTCTCGCTATTATTGGTTACTGGGGTTCCATTGCAGCTGCTAATGCGCCGGACAATTTACTTGTTATTATCGGCTCGTATATTCCAACTTTTTCACCGATGATGATGTTAGCGCGGATGGACTTATTATCTGTTTCAACGGTTGGTATTTTTAGTTCATTAGCAATTTTAGTCGCAAGTGTCGTTGGGGCATTTTTCTTAACTGTTCGTCTTTATCAAGGAAATGTGCTGCTTTACAGTAATGACGGCCTATGGAAAACTTGGAAAACCTCCCTTTCCTACGCGAAAAGAAAATAA
- a CDS encoding PTS sugar transporter subunit IIA, whose translation MDIQELDISKVISPALVNLELQATTKLEVIEELTDLLVETGAVADKKAFIADVLYREEEGKTGLGEGVAIPHGKSASVINTSIAVGRTKTPVEWESLDDKPVNIIILFAVKNSDATTTHIKLLQKVAILLADDEVISQFQTVPTKEAFIKLLAKNQD comes from the coding sequence ATGGATATTCAAGAATTAGATATAAGCAAAGTAATAAGTCCAGCACTTGTAAATTTAGAGTTACAAGCAACGACAAAATTAGAAGTAATTGAAGAATTAACAGATTTACTTGTCGAAACAGGTGCAGTAGCGGACAAAAAAGCTTTTATAGCGGATGTGTTGTACCGCGAAGAAGAAGGTAAAACGGGGCTCGGGGAAGGTGTAGCAATTCCACACGGGAAATCAGCAAGCGTCATAAATACGTCCATTGCTGTCGGTAGAACAAAAACCCCGGTAGAGTGGGAGTCGCTTGATGATAAACCAGTCAATATCATTATCCTTTTCGCTGTGAAAAATTCAGATGCTACGACAACACACATTAAGCTGCTTCAAAAAGTAGCGATTTTACTCGCAGATGATGAGGTGATAAGTCAGTTTCAAACTGTCCCAACAAAAGAAGCTTTTATTAAATTGTTAGCAAAAAACCAAGATTAG
- a CDS encoding ABC transporter ATP-binding protein, translating into MTLELHNVTKKFGEKIAVNDLSFRVEPGKILGIIGQNGAGKTTTFRLILHFLEATSGKITWDGKEVSRIDPNIIGYLPEERGLYPNVTIEEQLIFFAELKGYPKQKIKAEIDNWLERAEIVGKKTDLIKTLSKGNQQKIQLLSTIIHQPKLVILDEPFSGLDPVNAEILKKFVFDLRASGAAIIFSSHRMENVEELCDSLLMLKKGSTVLQGTTESVKSVFGRKRILIESTHKAEELAILPGVLNVQQHRDGVLQLEIANETDAEKIFEYVTKDGFIQTFSLQAPTLEEIFKWKAGESNE; encoded by the coding sequence GTGACACTTGAACTACATAATGTTACGAAGAAGTTTGGGGAAAAAATCGCAGTTAATGATTTATCTTTTCGAGTAGAACCAGGGAAAATACTCGGAATAATTGGTCAAAATGGTGCTGGTAAAACAACTACTTTCCGGCTAATTTTACATTTTTTAGAAGCAACTTCAGGAAAAATCACTTGGGATGGTAAGGAAGTAAGCAGAATAGATCCAAATATCATTGGCTACTTACCAGAAGAACGCGGTTTATATCCTAATGTTACGATTGAAGAACAATTAATTTTTTTTGCTGAACTAAAAGGTTATCCGAAGCAAAAAATAAAAGCAGAAATCGATAACTGGTTGGAACGCGCAGAAATTGTCGGTAAAAAAACGGACTTAATTAAAACATTATCCAAAGGAAATCAACAAAAAATACAACTTCTAAGCACGATCATTCATCAACCTAAACTAGTTATTTTAGATGAACCATTCAGCGGGCTGGATCCTGTTAATGCAGAGATTTTGAAAAAGTTTGTATTCGACCTGCGCGCATCCGGAGCAGCGATTATATTCTCGAGTCACCGGATGGAAAATGTGGAAGAACTTTGTGATTCTCTTTTAATGCTGAAAAAAGGAAGTACGGTGCTTCAAGGTACGACTGAATCCGTGAAATCTGTTTTTGGTCGCAAACGTATTTTGATTGAATCTACTCATAAGGCAGAAGAACTAGCTATTTTGCCTGGTGTGCTAAATGTCCAACAGCATCGTGACGGCGTTCTCCAACTTGAAATTGCTAACGAAACAGATGCAGAAAAGATTTTTGAATATGTGACAAAGGATGGCTTCATCCAAACTTTCAGCCTCCAAGCTCCAACGCTTGAAGAAATTTTCAAATGGAAAGCGGGGGAATCTAATGAGTAA
- a CDS encoding YeiH family protein: MSQILFKTKTFWYGIALTFCIATLSYFLAKLPFLMILGQLVTAILIGIIIRALFPVPEKWFTGIQFSNKVILRAGIILLGFRLNLVDIYHAGWRVFLIAALCLSFGITIVYFLAKLFGVDKKLAILVACGTGICGAAAVVAISPQVKADNNQTAVAATIIALLGTIFTVIYTLIYPILPLGPDGYGIFAGATLHEIAHVIAAADPGGSSAVDMAVIVKLTRVALLVPVCFVVAKMVNAGTKNRFSWAELPVPWFIFGFLATSAINSFGIIPTSVTDFLVICAYFLIAMSMGGLGLNVHLPSFGKMGGKPFAAALIGSVFLSAFGLALVLLFHLAG; encoded by the coding sequence ATGAGTCAAATTTTATTTAAAACGAAGACTTTTTGGTATGGTATTGCGCTTACTTTCTGTATTGCTACCTTATCTTATTTTTTAGCGAAGTTACCATTTTTAATGATTCTCGGACAACTTGTAACTGCTATTTTAATTGGTATTATCATTCGTGCACTTTTCCCAGTTCCGGAAAAATGGTTTACTGGTATTCAGTTTTCCAACAAGGTCATTCTTCGTGCCGGGATTATTTTACTTGGTTTTCGCTTGAACTTAGTTGATATTTATCATGCTGGCTGGCGAGTGTTTCTAATTGCTGCCTTATGCCTAAGCTTTGGTATTACTATTGTTTATTTCTTAGCTAAACTTTTTGGAGTGGATAAAAAACTAGCTATTTTGGTCGCTTGTGGTACGGGGATTTGTGGTGCGGCTGCAGTAGTTGCGATTTCTCCACAAGTAAAAGCTGATAACAACCAAACGGCTGTCGCTGCTACGATTATTGCATTACTTGGAACTATTTTCACCGTTATCTATACGTTGATTTATCCAATTCTGCCACTTGGACCAGATGGTTATGGGATTTTTGCAGGTGCTACACTTCATGAAATTGCCCACGTTATTGCAGCTGCAGATCCAGGCGGCTCATCTGCTGTCGATATGGCGGTTATCGTTAAATTAACACGTGTAGCCTTACTTGTTCCAGTCTGCTTTGTTGTCGCAAAAATGGTTAATGCTGGGACTAAAAATCGCTTTTCATGGGCGGAACTTCCTGTACCATGGTTTATATTCGGCTTTTTAGCAACTAGTGCAATTAATAGCTTTGGGATTATTCCAACATCTGTAACCGATTTTCTTGTCATCTGTGCATATTTCCTCATTGCTATGTCAATGGGCGGACTCGGTTTAAATGTCCACTTGCCATCGTTCGGAAAAATGGGTGGAAAACCTTTTGCTGCGGCGTTAATCGGTTCTGTTTTCCTTTCAGCATTTGGTCTAGCTTTAGTACTTTTGTTTCATTTAGCAGGTTAA
- a CDS encoding DUF1361 domain-containing protein gives MTKAIWTCRAFLLGYFLVLHFTADTYTFLILNVGLAYIPFEIAVFLTKKPRVWWIFWPLGIVWLVFFPNAPYLLTDLLHLQRLEIYGAEGILSTAPWLWRHFTYIIVGVFFGLFIGFWSFAKMLAEIRRRFNWTSLLSYQLLLIGLILLSSYAIYIGRFSRLHSIHLLTQPIDSLQIMLSVFHWPFWNFVFYFSIIQYVIYTLFSRFSSSLKN, from the coding sequence ATGACGAAAGCAATTTGGACTTGCCGAGCGTTCTTACTCGGATACTTTCTTGTGCTGCATTTCACTGCAGATACTTACACTTTTCTAATTTTAAATGTCGGGCTTGCTTATATACCTTTCGAAATAGCTGTATTTCTCACAAAAAAACCTCGCGTCTGGTGGATTTTTTGGCCACTAGGGATTGTTTGGCTAGTATTTTTCCCAAATGCACCGTATCTTTTAACTGATTTACTTCATTTACAACGTTTAGAAATTTACGGGGCAGAAGGAATACTTTCAACAGCACCTTGGTTATGGCGACATTTCACTTATATTATCGTCGGTGTGTTCTTTGGATTATTTATTGGATTCTGGTCTTTCGCAAAAATGCTTGCTGAAATAAGAAGACGATTTAATTGGACTAGTTTACTAAGTTATCAATTACTTTTGATTGGGTTAATTTTATTATCTAGTTATGCGATATACATTGGACGGTTCTCTCGTTTACATTCCATCCATTTACTTACGCAGCCAATTGATTCATTGCAAATTATGTTAAGTGTTTTTCACTGGCCATTTTGGAATTTTGTATTTTACTTTTCGATTATCCAATATGTAATTTATACGCTATTTAGCAGGTTTTCTAGCTCACTAAAAAACTAA
- a CDS encoding GNAT family N-acetyltransferase, with amino-acid sequence MQIRLSKRKDSASMIELEHLVWTPGTTPGDVHFDSEAEFLLKNPPGSKIVVEKDEKIIGILGYKSPIPLPSNKHVVEIDIAVHPDYQREGIGQLLMDKMKEVAREKGFIKISLRVLSINQKAIRFYEKNGFKQEGRLEKEFIIQGKYVDDILMAYFL; translated from the coding sequence ATGCAAATCAGACTATCTAAAAGAAAAGACTCGGCTTCAATGATTGAATTAGAACATTTAGTGTGGACGCCTGGGACGACTCCTGGTGATGTCCATTTCGATAGTGAAGCTGAATTTTTATTAAAGAATCCACCTGGCTCCAAAATAGTCGTTGAAAAAGATGAAAAAATAATTGGCATTCTCGGCTATAAATCCCCTATCCCACTGCCCTCCAATAAACATGTAGTAGAGATAGATATTGCCGTTCACCCAGATTATCAGCGCGAAGGCATCGGTCAACTTTTAATGGACAAAATGAAAGAAGTCGCACGCGAAAAAGGTTTTATAAAAATCTCGCTACGGGTGCTGTCAATTAACCAAAAGGCAATTCGTTTTTATGAAAAAAATGGTTTTAAACAAGAAGGTCGACTTGAAAAAGAGTTTATTATTCAAGGTAAGTATGTAGATGATATTTTAATGGCTTATTTCCTCTGA
- a CDS encoding PTS fructose transporter subunit IIB, producing MNIIGIAACTSGIAHTYIAKEKLTKAGIALGHTIHIETQGTIGIEDELSAEQVKNADVVIIAADIKISGKDRFKGKRIVEIPTDLAIKAPKQIINKIDNEINN from the coding sequence ATGAATATTATTGGAATTGCTGCTTGTACATCAGGAATTGCGCATACGTATATCGCAAAAGAAAAACTAACGAAAGCTGGTATTGCACTTGGACATACTATTCATATTGAAACACAAGGAACAATTGGGATTGAAGACGAACTTTCAGCAGAGCAAGTAAAAAATGCGGATGTCGTTATTATCGCAGCTGACATTAAAATTAGTGGCAAAGACCGTTTTAAAGGGAAGCGTATTGTCGAAATACCCACAGACTTAGCGATTAAAGCACCAAAACAAATTATTAATAAAATAGACAACGAAATAAATAACTAG
- a CDS encoding PTS transporter subunit IIC — MKEYFIDRSYKASMGIANAVLVTLGIGLLLQTIGQMTGLSFLVTVGAIGKTMLIPGIGVGIAMCLHANTLVTISAAASAVIGGGAVAALAGGGVAITSGEPVGAILAVIVAVWTGKRVTGKTKFDMILIPGVSLLAGGLSGILFAKIMAPILASVSLGISSLIGGSPLISSMAIAFVFGLLILSPASSAALAIALQLDPTASAAALIGCSVQFVSFAVLSYRDNNWGAFFAQLICTPKLQTPNIIRKPSLMLVPLLTTLIAGPLGVMVFHIQAASEVAGLGLCAFVAPLYLIANYGFSTLAAFILVAVVLPGVIALIVRPFLIKKERLKTGDLTIELQ, encoded by the coding sequence ATGAAAGAATATTTTATAGATCGTTCCTATAAGGCTTCTATGGGGATTGCGAATGCGGTTCTTGTAACGCTTGGAATTGGACTTCTTTTGCAGACAATTGGGCAGATGACAGGACTTTCATTTCTTGTAACGGTTGGCGCAATTGGTAAAACGATGTTAATTCCGGGAATTGGTGTTGGTATTGCGATGTGCTTGCACGCAAATACGCTTGTGACGATAAGCGCGGCAGCCTCTGCTGTTATTGGCGGCGGGGCAGTGGCGGCGTTAGCTGGTGGTGGAGTTGCTATTACTAGCGGAGAACCAGTCGGAGCTATTTTAGCTGTTATTGTTGCAGTTTGGACTGGGAAAAGGGTGACTGGGAAAACAAAATTTGATATGATTTTAATTCCTGGTGTTTCACTTCTCGCGGGCGGACTAAGCGGTATTTTATTTGCAAAGATTATGGCACCGATTTTGGCTTCTGTAAGTCTTGGAATTAGCTCGTTAATTGGTGGCTCACCGCTGATTTCATCAATGGCTATCGCTTTTGTGTTTGGACTACTTATTCTTAGCCCGGCTTCCTCTGCTGCGCTCGCAATTGCGCTTCAACTGGATCCAACAGCAAGTGCTGCAGCGTTAATTGGTTGTTCGGTTCAATTCGTGTCATTTGCGGTATTAAGTTACCGAGATAATAACTGGGGTGCATTTTTTGCCCAACTTATCTGTACACCCAAATTACAAACACCCAACATCATTAGAAAACCCAGCCTTATGTTAGTACCACTACTAACAACACTGATTGCTGGACCTCTTGGCGTGATGGTGTTCCATATCCAAGCCGCAAGTGAAGTCGCTGGTCTCGGATTATGTGCCTTTGTTGCACCACTTTATTTAATAGCAAATTACGGATTCAGCACACTGGCTGCTTTTATTTTGGTAGCAGTTGTCTTGCCAGGTGTTATTGCACTTATTGTCAGACCGTTTCTAATTAAAAAGGAACGCTTGAAAACAGGTGATTTAACGATTGAATTGCAGTAA
- a CDS encoding BglG family transcription antiterminator yields the protein MLLTKTERALINLFLTKNDFLTANQLALMLEVSSKTIYRKIKNINSATDEKEIIISEKGRGYKLNYKAYIQAKLETTSDIFGYTPSERREKILLQVLFKSPKYLNIAKLYEGYYVGYNSIKNDFTLLNQSIEKYHLALEKKQKEIRVVGTEENIRIAINEVINNLDLSSYDDLKTEYSNLNNADVQFIVRQMEIIENKLMISIPYPYDINIFSHLYILINRFRQGEVEDFDETNETYLVTNEKLHTIAVEAIESIEQYLKMKLPKRETFNFLQYLISSRFNHEIELISSNVLPIVEEMTDFYINQVAAKIDMPINKKQLKIELLSHMKPMVNRMNHQINIKNNLLSDIKLEYGQLFDIIKETARDVAETFKLNTISDDEVGYITIYFAKHIEESPLVKRIIIMCSSGIGTSELLKVKVQKAFPDVEIVDVLSSTRFKNSLQDYQNIDFILTTINAESTKEIPSLLVSAMFTEKDKMMVKKLMESL from the coding sequence ATGCTTCTAACCAAAACGGAGCGTGCATTAATTAACTTATTTTTAACGAAAAATGATTTTTTAACAGCGAATCAACTTGCTCTAATGCTCGAAGTTTCCTCTAAAACAATTTACCGTAAAATTAAAAATATCAATAGCGCCACTGATGAAAAAGAGATTATTATTTCGGAAAAAGGCCGCGGTTACAAACTAAATTATAAAGCATATATTCAGGCGAAATTAGAAACAACCAGTGATATTTTCGGTTATACACCATCCGAGCGTCGTGAAAAGATTTTACTTCAAGTATTGTTTAAATCACCTAAGTACTTAAATATTGCCAAACTATATGAAGGTTATTACGTTGGTTATAATTCGATAAAAAATGATTTTACGCTTTTAAATCAATCTATCGAGAAATACCATTTAGCTCTTGAAAAAAAGCAAAAAGAAATCCGTGTTGTTGGTACAGAAGAAAACATTCGTATCGCAATCAATGAAGTCATCAACAACTTAGACTTATCTAGTTACGACGATTTAAAGACAGAATACAGCAATCTCAATAATGCCGATGTACAGTTTATCGTTAGGCAAATGGAAATTATTGAAAATAAGTTAATGATTAGCATTCCGTATCCGTATGATATTAATATTTTTTCCCATTTGTACATTCTAATTAATCGTTTTCGCCAAGGAGAAGTGGAAGATTTTGACGAAACAAACGAGACTTACTTAGTGACAAATGAAAAATTGCATACTATTGCTGTAGAAGCCATTGAATCAATCGAACAATACTTAAAAATGAAATTACCTAAGCGTGAAACATTCAACTTTTTACAATACTTAATATCTTCTCGGTTTAATCATGAAATTGAATTAATCTCGAGTAATGTTTTACCAATCGTGGAGGAAATGACTGATTTTTATATTAATCAAGTTGCCGCGAAAATCGATATGCCTATTAATAAAAAGCAATTAAAAATCGAATTACTTAGTCATATGAAGCCAATGGTGAACCGAATGAATCATCAAATAAACATAAAAAACAACTTATTAAGCGATATTAAATTAGAGTACGGACAGCTGTTTGACATTATTAAAGAAACCGCTCGGGATGTGGCGGAGACCTTTAAGTTAAATACCATATCAGATGATGAAGTCGGTTATATAACGATCTATTTCGCCAAACACATAGAAGAGTCACCTCTTGTAAAACGAATTATTATTATGTGTTCAAGCGGTATCGGAACGTCAGAACTTTTAAAAGTAAAGGTCCAAAAAGCTTTTCCAGATGTCGAAATAGTAGACGTTTTATCATCTACTAGATTCAAAAATAGCTTGCAAGACTATCAGAATATTGACTTTATTCTAACAACAATCAACGCAGAAAGTACAAAAGAAATCCCTTCATTACTTGTAAGCGCGATGTTTACAGAAAAAGATAAAATGATGGTGAAAAAATTGATGGAAAGTTTATAG
- a CDS encoding nucleoside triphosphate pyrophosphohydrolase family protein, whose protein sequence is MDFKEYQILANRTAATHEQALTNYGLGITGEAGEVADLIKKYAFHGHDLDKESLTKELGDVLWYVSQIAKWADISMETVAELNIEKLKRRYPQGFSKERSKLHID, encoded by the coding sequence ATGGATTTTAAAGAGTATCAAATTTTAGCAAATAGAACTGCTGCAACACACGAACAGGCACTAACAAATTACGGACTTGGTATTACTGGAGAGGCCGGTGAAGTTGCCGATTTGATTAAGAAATATGCTTTTCATGGACATGATTTAGATAAGGAGTCTCTAACAAAAGAGCTAGGAGATGTACTTTGGTACGTATCGCAAATTGCTAAATGGGCAGATATAAGCATGGAAACAGTAGCAGAATTAAATATCGAGAAACTAAAGCGTCGTTATCCTCAAGGTTTTTCAAAAGAGCGAAGTAAGCTCCATATCGATTAA